From a region of the Besnoitia besnoiti strain Bb-Ger1 chromosome I, whole genome shotgun sequence genome:
- a CDS encoding hypothetical protein (encoded by transcript BESB_008410), which produces MGQAFSTANVSFCRTDIPASVLSILGGWDYDRICNAWASLIASDQAHTTPAGTPHAFLADLARLQRVTGLSKSEAEQIGQLFSIRSTPTPSAALTASRKRTEIHRQTTTEATAEAAGSAIYPLLEILVVTVVLGNLQRLTKLVLIFSLFDVKGEGRLTEAQFLLMCYFVFRGLAKAVKRPIPGYSSIEPLVLSTFDDLQDLQCGKGHSAVGSREGGHENRNTCAVAAVQARLVNDGSCPGYVPQRTNSGSVRPFGSRRMSHGEAEKTAALVEKLFVESERKQMPQLCCRREMTIGEFIKLTLKPGSAIDMVFKGLQSECALSVASYLAFRQSHQFQTRLFQNVFLVHQWLQDRAAQPTSNRHIRLTNLVSVCLDLAEKSADIVREVYNVIATDRRMALQGVVHLEVPPLCETGSTESQMGQARRMSSADLVAGDGDDDAASEADAADMSRKDRSKIPAYILTDLLVDHHMRRQLKYWWPDLRIQSASDGFPQKNQVFRKLMDVFSSRLFGNPVYGAARLKCRITYVEELKIQSVIQGGQEPWIEISATQGYDCGRGPPVRVMGEAKMQPVAICGDGGFMKLNEELDIELPDVRDNYYIILAVKCKVSDSDVVTVGHGSALLCDVASTKGWIDTTFHLSPSNSPPIYFTSERPRVACSFLLELARPPASGGVCVECSPSRLNGLDLIVGDVVHVDECTVSLHLENGHHSFSTSDANDMSSVAVSVGIAYRGKPVAGIAYFPFSEPLCMVSFTEYGVLSPAFWKDPTVSRIEVPARPPRQTKDRRQSVERRRDSSSMRLNISGGEWGSQQRTDSKDSVAAKALQFLAGDRRSTAPPSRARSTGNSLNPHPLPQTSTRRRNTSETSSPSQSGRSPPTRPSSFGKILTQSRCVIPTGHVPISLRYLDANECFLQPEEKHTRERPIILCSGKGGIGRIKPLLRDLGNGSALEIAAGMPLKVARLVRGEGDIAVEFNAARLWALCGSDAILRSVGGCLVDESGAELLYDNTLLKVSRTDVFAAVDRKIIKATFCGGGPAKT; this is translated from the exons ATGGGACAGGCATTCTCTACAGCAAATGTCTCCTTCTGTCGCACAGATATTCCCGCAAGTGTTCTCAGCATCCTGGGAGGATGGGACTACGACCGTATTTGCAACGCATGGGCTTCACTTATCGCTAGTGACCAGGCTCACACGACGCCCGCCGGAACGCCTCATGCATTCCTTGCAGACCTCGcaaggctgcagcgcgtcacGGGCCTCAGCAAAAGCGAGGCCGAGCAAATTGGGCAGCTTTTCAGTATCCGCAGTACGCCCACGCCCAGCGCTGCTTTGACTGCATCAAGGAAGCGAACAGAGATCCACAGGCAGACAACAaccgaggcgacggcagaagCGGCGGGGAGCGCAATATATCCATTACTCGAGATTCTGGTGGTGACTGTTGTTCTGGGGAACCTGCAAAGGCTTACGAAATTGGTGCTGatcttttctcttttcgaCGTCAAGGGAGAGGGCAGGCTAACAGAGGCTCAATTCCTTTTAATGTGTTACTTTGTGTTCCGGGGTCTCGCAAAGGCAGTCAAGCGTCCCATTCCTGGGTATTCTTCGATTGAGCCTCTTGTGCTTTCCACTTTCGACGACCTCCAAGACCTACAGTGTGGTAAAGGTCACTCTGCTGTTGGTAGCAGGGAAGGGGGGCACGAAAACCGAAACACCTGTGCCGTGGCTGCTGTTCAAGCGCGGCTTGTCAATGACGGTTCGTGTCCGGGATATGTCCCTCAGCGGACAAACTCAGGTTCCGTTAGGCCCTTCGGTAGTAGGCGGATGAGTCAtggagaagcggagaagactGCGGCACTTGTGGAGAAGTTGTTCGTTGAAAGCGAACGGAAGCAAATGCCACAGCTGTGTTGCAGGAGAGAGATGACTATTGGCGAGTTCATCAAGCTCACTCTAAAACCCGGAAGTGCAATAGATATGGTTTTTAAGGGCCTACAGAGTGAATGCGCGCTGAGCGTAGCTTCTTACCTGGCTTTCAGACAGTCCCATCAGTTTCAGACGCGTCTCTTCCAAAACGTTTTCCTCGTCCACCAATGGCTACAGGACAGGGCTGCGCAGCCCACTTCCAACCGACACATTAGGTTGACAAACCTTGTGTCCGTCTGTCTGGACCTGGCTGAGAAGTCAGCGGATATCGTCAGGGAGGTCTATAATGTCATCGCAACGGACAGGCGGATGGCCCTGCAGGGCGTGGTACACCTCGAGGTGCCCCCCCTCTGCGAGACAGGCAGTACGGAGTCTCAAATGGGTCAGGCTCGTAGAATGTCCAGTGCCGACTTGgtcgccggcgacggagacgacgaTGCCGCCTCCGAGGCTGACGCCGCGGACATGTCAAGAAAAGATAGATCCAAGATTCCTGCGTACATTCTCACAGACCTCTTGGTCGACCACCACATGCGCCGCCAGCTGAAATACTGGTGGCCCGACCTGCGGATTCAGAGTGCGTCTGACGGGTTTCCCCAGAAGAACCAGGTTTTCAGGAAGCTCATGGATGTCTTCTCTAGCCGGCTTTTCGGTAACCCTGTTTACGGGGCTGCACGGCTAAAGTGTCGCATCACCTATGTTGAGGAACTGAAGATTCAGTCAGTCATTCAGGGAGGACAAGAACCATGGATCGAAATATCGGCGACCCAGGGATATGACTGCGGACGAGGTCCGCCTGTCCGCGTGATGGGAGAGGCAAAAATGCAACCAGTGGCCATTTGTGGAGATGGCGGATTTATGAAGTTGAATGAGGAGCTCGACATCGAGCTTCCTGATGTCCGAGACAATTATTATATCATTCTCGCAGTCAAATGCAAGGTTTCGGATAGTGATGTGGTAACCGTGGGGCACGGTTCAGCGCTTCTCTGCGACGTCGCCTCCACAAAGGGGTGGATTGACACTACTTTCCACCTTTCCCCCTCGAATTCCCCTCCCATCTACTTTACTTCTGAACGGCCTCGAGTCGCATGCTCCTTTCTACTTGAGTtggcgcgtcctccagcgTCAGGGGGGGTATGTGTAGAATGCAGCCCATCCCGCCTAAATGGCTTGGATTTGATTGTCGGTGACGTGGTCCACGTCGACGAATGTACTGTCTCCCTCCACCTTGAGAATGGCCACCATTCATTCTCCACCAGCGACGCTAATGATATGTCTTCAGTGGCTGTCTCGGTAGGCATCGCCTACCGTGGGAAACCAGTGGCAGGCATCGCATATTTTCCTTTTTCAGAGCCTCTGTGTATGGTAAGTTTCACGGAGTACGGCGTCCTTTCTCCTGCATTTTGGAAAGATCCGACTGTGTCGCGAATCGAAGTCCCTGCAAGGCCACCTAGGCAGACCAAAGACAGGCGCCAATCCGttgagcgcaggcgcgattCCTCGAGTATGCGGCTCAACATTTCCGGTGGCGAGTGGGGTAGCCAACAGCGAACCGACAGCAAAGATAGCGTAGCTGCAAAAGCCTTGCAGTTTCTTGCCGGGGATCGACGGAGTACTGCGCCCCCTAGTAGAGCAAGGTCAACTGGAAACAGCCTCAACCCTCACCCACTTCCGCAGACGtccacgcgcaggcgaaaTACCAGCGAgacttcctcgccgtcgcagtctgggcgctcgccgccaaCGAGGCCCTCCAGTTTCGGCAAAATTCTGACACAGAGTCGTTGCGTCATTCCCACTGGGCATGTCCCTATTTCTCTGCGATACCTTGACGCTAATGAATGTTTCCTCCAACCAGAGGAAAAACACACCCGTGAACGTCCTATAATTCTTTGCTCCGGCAAGGGCGGAATTGGTCGGATCAAGCCATTATTGAGAGATCTTGGCAACGGGAGTGCTCTCGAGATCGCTGCGGGGATGCCGCTTAAAGTTGCTCGTTTAG tcAGAGGCGAAGGTGACATTGCGGTTGAGTTCAACGCTGCAAGACTTTG GGCGCTTTGCGGAAGTGACGCTATCCTGCGCAGCGTGGGTGGCTGCCTGGTCGACGAGTCCGGCGCTGAACTGCTGTATGACAATACTTTACTGAAAGTCAGCCGTACAGACGTCTTTGCAGCCGTCGACCGCAAGATTATCAAAGCGACCTTCTGTGGTGGCGGTCCTGCTAAGACGTGA